Proteins encoded in a region of the Zea mays cultivar B73 chromosome 4, Zm-B73-REFERENCE-NAM-5.0, whole genome shotgun sequence genome:
- the LOC109945889 gene encoding uncharacterized protein, which translates to MRRRRNPRRPGSPRLQILPAAVIAAAPLSSPPDRAPPLSLYTTLLQQQASKSLASVSDLGEACPRPSSPHTPLSLQSLLSLAPDRRNPSDPRSQSLLSSARIARPRLHTHPHNPLQALCGPLQAPRVPPARAPAPPPPGRDPRPRLTPTRAVARPLTCVQAGAMWITFQTRSRRDTRRPSMVGRPLPWKARSATMVYASHSILSGHGMHRAPFLPCPCPRPLRCDHPCPTALGIHAHLPSASTNEPVTLPLFSSHPWRPSVFPIPQP; encoded by the coding sequence ATGCGTCGACGCCGCAATCCCCGTCGTCCCGGCTCTCCTCGCCTCCAGATCTTGCCCGCGGCCGTAATCGCCGCCGCCCCGCTCTCCTCACCCCCAGATCGCGCGCCTCCACTATCGCTGTATACCACGCTGCTGCAGCAGCAGGCGAGCAAGAGCCTCGCGTCCGTTTCTGACCTTGGTGAAGCATGCCCCCGCCCGTCCTCGCCCCACACTCCTCTCTCCCTGCAATCCCTGCTCTCTCTCGCCCCGGATCGCCGCAATCCCTCTGATCCGCGTTCGCAATCCCTGCTCTCCTCCGCCCGGATCGCGCGCCCCCGCCTTCATACGCACCCGCACAACCCCCTGCAAGCCCTGTGCGGTCCCCTTCAAGCCCCGCGTGTCCCACCTGCACGCGCACCGGCGCCGCCCCCGCCTGGACGCGACCCGCGCCCTCGCCTGACCCCTACTCGTGCCGTCGCTCGACCCCTGACGTGCGTGCAGGCGGGGGCTATGTGGATCACCTTCCAAACTCGGAGCAGGCGCGACACACGGCGACCTTCCATGGTTGGTCGCCCCCTTCCATGGAAGGCGAGATCAGCGACCATGGTATACGCGTCCCATTCCATACTTAGCGGCCATGGCATGCACCGCGCCCCATTCCTTCCGTGCCCCTGCCCCCGTCCTCTCCGGTGCGACCACCCCTGTCCCACAGCCCTCGGCATCCATGCCCACCTTCCATCTGCGTCCACAAACGAGCCCGTGACCCTGCCTCTGTTCTCATCGCATCCTTGGCGCCCCAGCGTGTTCCCCATCCCGCAGCCGTAG
- the LOC103654319 gene encoding uncharacterized protein — translation MEDQSPDRTSVGSASAPKKHSASSRGRRRNFSSSTCKDFLRKFVDSELLTSSLEDWFSGHSEDCGFRKPGFDVPFELTELHNFDYALEGVTFQQLVRMPSALYASTSDVFEASAYLALEDFLHAGVKGLWQTFWGPDEAMPFSVACVHSTSSRFYPAEKAISSGRLDGVCATAVLLKNLKPSQGRWDHIVVLALLRPDVGMVSAQGDEEPSPAVLGEALFFALRVLLSRSLSKSSTVLRNSDSVYVLLFDSQFGGVVKVQGDLNRLDFDLNNVYDCAAEWIKKHSRISVCSVDRVWNKLGNANWGDIGTLQVLIAIFHSMIQFYGEPKYSLDELATEHSSRLQSRRSERHLVDRQANGNGLFRFQQRSHSPEIVELQEEAAVDVKPHETLRLEIGSVVLMDDAYTQKGFQISDILTGSDPPIYTSAPVEEPTKTCLLYVGSSPSHLDPAWEDMDSWYQVQRQTKVLTVMKQRCISSRYIPHMESSGRVIHPGPCNNPNSNASCGHPWCSTPMLVTSPVGETISNLIRNGLFGAEEALRCCHDCLSALAAAASAGVRHGDIQPENVICVNNGSTHPYFVLIGWGHAILEDRDRPVMNLFFSSTFALQEGKLCGASDAESLIYLLYFSCGGVCPDLDSVESALQWRETSWSRRVIQQKLGDISAVLKAFADYVDSLCGTSYPMDYEIWLKRLRRTINEDHGKEVDTSSS, via the exons ATGGAAG ACCAGTCGCCTGACCGTACATCGGTCGGTTCAGCTTCAGCGCCGAAAAAGCATAGCGCTTCCTCACGAGGCCGGCGCCGTAACTTCTCGTCGTCAACGTGCAAGGATTTTCTCCGCAAGTTTGTGGACAGCGAGCTTCTGACGTCAAGCCTAGAGGACTGGTTCTCCGGTCACAGCGAAGATTGTGGTTTCAGGAAGCCAGGTTTCGACGTTCCTTTCGAGCTTACAGAGTTACACAATTTCGATTACGCTCTGGAGGGCGTTACTTTTCAGCAGCTAGTACGGATGCCAAGCGCTCTGTACGCGTCGACGTCGGATGTTTTTGAGGCCAGCGCGTATCTTGCTCTGGAGGATTTCCTTCACGCAGGCGTTAAAGGACTGTGGCAAACTTTCTGGGGTCCTGATGAAGCGATGCCGTTCTCGGTTGCCTGTGTACACAGCACGAGCTCCAGATTTTATCCTGCTGAGAAGGCTATAAGCAGTGGAAGGCTCGATGGTGTTTGCGCGACTGCTGTGCTGCTGAAGAATTTGAAGCCTTCACAAGGAAGGTGGGATCATATCGTCGTGCTGGCTTTGTTGAGACCTGATGTCGGAATGGTTTCCGCACAGGGTGACGAGGAGCCGTCTCCTGCTGTCTTAGGGGAGGCACTGTTCTTTGCTCTGCGTGTCCTGCTATCTCGAAGCCTCAGCAAGTCCTCCACCGTTCTTCGCAATTCGGACTCTGTTTACGTGCTTCTTTTTGATTCACAGTTTGGCGGAGTGGTAAAAGTGCAAGGTGATTTGAACAGGCTGGATTTTGATCTCAACAACGTTTATGACTGTGCTGCTGAATGGATAAAGAAACATTCCAGAATTTCAGTCTGTTCCGTAGACCGAGTATGGAACAAACTTGGGAATGCTAACTGGGGAGACATTGGGACCCTTCAGGTTCTCATCGCAATATTTCACTCGATGATCCAATTTTACGGAGAGCCTAAGTATTCTCTCGATGAACTGGCAACGGAACATAGTTCAAGGCTACAGAGCCGAAGATCAGAAAGACATCTGGTTGACAGACAAGCTAATGGCAATGGTTTATTTCGATTCCAACAGCGAAGTCATTCTCCTGAAATTGTTGAGTTACAGGAGGAAGCAGCAGTTGATGTGAAACCACATGAAACCTTAAGGCTTGAAATAGGGTCTGTTGTATTGATGGATGATGCTTACACACAGAAAGGTTTTCAAATCAGTGACATCCTAACAGGCAGTGATCCTCCTATTTATACTTCTGCTCCTGTGGAAGAACCTACCAAAACTTGTTTGCTGTATGTAGGCTCCAGCCCTTCTCATCTGGATCCGGCATGGGAGGATATGGACTCCTGGTACCAAGTACAGAGGCAGACAAAAGTACTGACCGTGATGAAGCAAAGATGCATTTCCAGCAGATATATACCACACATGGAATCGTCCGGACGGGTCATCCATCCAGGCCCATGTAACAACCCTAACTCAAATGCAAGTTGTGGTCATCCATGGTGCAGTACTCCAATGCTTGTCACCTCACCAGTTGGTGAGACCATTTCGAATCTGATACGGAATGGATTGTTTGGTGCCGAGGAGGCTCTGAGATGTTGCCATGACTGTTTATCTGCTCTTGCTGCAGCAGCATCTGCAGGAGTCCGTCACGGTGATATCCAGCCGGAGAATGTGATCTGTGTCAACAATGGTTCAACACATCCGTATTTTGTGCTTATTGGATGGGGCCATGCTATCCTTGAAGATAGGGATCGACCAGTAATGAATCTATTCTTCTCGTCTACATTTGCGCTCCAGGAAGGAAAACTATGTGGAGCGTCCGACGCAGAAAGTTTAATCTACCTTCTATATTTCTCTTGTGGCGGAGTTTGCCCCGACCTTGACTCTGTCGAAAGTGCACTTCAGTGGAGGGAGACGTCATGGTCTAGGAGAGTCATACAGCAGAAGTTGGGCGACATCTCAGCAGTGTTAAAAGCTTTTGCGGATTATGTCGACAGCCTCTGTGGAACTTCGTACCCGATGGACTATGAGATCTGGTTGAAACGACTGCGAAGAACAATAAACGAAGATCATGGGAAGGAGGTTGACACATCCTCGAGTTAA
- the LOC103655787 gene encoding uncharacterized protein, translating into MSRWDSIKTQCSTFAGYMMAVLRQNPSGMTDADKTSLAATRFAVVEKKPFHFLHCWSILKDQPKWMDQHMGNQNPPPNPIGTQSNTVDLDAGEESAPSSFTSKRPLGRDSAKEKAKKQRSENTSSTDLEYLTRMGELSLERLSVYKSVASTEEKKLEFMKKQERQKLILERKKLNLEKMKMERQKVKEETEQEVLILSMDLTKCNPLLRQYYEAKQQEILARLLEARRQASECS; encoded by the exons ATGAGCAGGTGGGACAGTATCAAAACTCAATGTTCTACATTTGCTGGATACATGATGGCTGTGCTTCGACAAAACCCAAGTGGCATGACTGATGCAGATAAG ACATCTCTTGCGGCTACTCGGTTTGCTGTTGTTGAAAAGAAGCCCTTCCATTTCTTACATTGTTGGTCCATATTGAAGGATCAACCAAAATGGATGGACCAGCACATGGGTAACCAAAATCCTCCACCGAACCCTATTGGTACCCAATCAAATACTGTTGACTTAGATGCTGGTGAAGAGTCAGCTCCATCAAGTTTTACTTCGAAGAGACCGCTTGGTCGTGATTCAGCCaaggaaaaggcaaagaagcaAAGATCAGAGAACACATCATCCACTGATTTGGAGTACCTAACACGGATGGGTGAGCTTTCTTTGGAACGGTTATCTGTGTACAAATCAGTAGCTtcaactgaggagaagaagttgGAGTTCATGAAGAAACAGGAGAGGCAGAAACTCATATTGGAGAGGAAGAAGCTTAATCTAGAGAAGATGAAGATGGAACGACAAAAGGTGAAGGAGGAGACGGAACAAGAGGTTCTGATATTGAGCATGGATTTGACAAAATGTAACCCCCTCCTTCGACAGTACTATGAGGCGAAACAACAGGAGATTCTGGCAAGGTTACTGGAAGCTCGTCGTCAAGCAAGTGAATGTTCATGA